In a genomic window of Anoplopoma fimbria isolate UVic2021 breed Golden Eagle Sablefish chromosome 6, Afim_UVic_2022, whole genome shotgun sequence:
- the etaa1b gene encoding ewing's tumor-associated antigen 1 homolog, with the protein MCRDLQSPKHQGYSRYAGLNNGDSPGDVEPTQDIFWDPTSPTGSGLRNTRVVEISDIVNRLAPKDVKRKGTDSPLLQWIGDSAVPCTPDVPKPRVRKKSSRQSSVDDLVKLARQFDENMQQDRETSEQLNAVSDNLNECVNTPETKPTDASIPSDVKDLKCPSSSDPVEAELRALFDCSTQKVSGRLSQFSSASARSQEVKHQPLTPTSAESRQTELKSAGGSGLASHPADGKASCGFSANTCDDFDDDWENDDLINDSFVLAMTNNETTSQTNIKTSTSQFTSVCKPSANSAHQPPSLHSKSSCSSLQELCPKLKTSNRSTFKLEPNPHFKTKEVSKSIVAVTQPSSKTSDHKAASTKTPSIPIPDKIPKHQKTSVAADTSDSLWDDGVDDDLLYQVCDRVERISNSQPQRESPSSCREKQDGPRKNPPPPPVEASRLVNGGADRRSSCTFIRSNSLPVSCSRETGNYQGWNVPMKGANNRSEMSQSLPGSRVSLGTFNQCKDSSGTFQSNVDTKPHAVNYKSHQPAFKRNLSDSAAISSKVFVTSQMTLKCSAAEIGRKKEEALARRRLRMQNNTKP; encoded by the exons ATGTGCAGAG ACCTGCAGAGTCCTAAACACCAAGGCTACAGCAGATACGCCGGCTTGAACAACGGGGATTCTCCGGGTGATGTGGAACCGACGCAAGACATCTTCTGGGATCCTACATCGCCCACTGGTTCAG GGCTCAGGAACACCAGAGTTGTGGAAATATCCGATATCGTCAACCGTCTCGCTCCAAAG GATGTGAAGAGGAAAGGGACCgactctcctctgctgcagtggatAGGCGACAGTGCCGTCCCTTGTACGCCGGACGTCCCAAAGCCAAGAGTCAGGAAGAAGTCCTCTCG GCAGAGCAGCGTGGATGACCTCGTCAAACTCGCCAGGCAGTTTGACGAGAACATGCAGCAGGACAGGGAGACTTCTGAACAGCTCAACGCCGTCAGCGATAACCTCAATGAATGTGTGAACACTCCAGAAACCAAACCGACAGATGCATCGATCCCTAGCGACGTGAAGGACCTGAAGTGTCCCTCCTCCTCCGACCCGGTGGAGGCGGAGCTACGCGCTCTGTTCGACTGCTCCACTCAGAAGGTCAGCGGCCGGCTCAGCCAGTTCTCCTCGGCGTCGGCCCGTTCGCAGGAAGTAAAACACCAACCTTTGACTCCGACTTCGGCTGAAAGCAGACAAACAGAGCTCAAGTCAGCCGGCGGGTCCGGCCTCGCCTCACATCCCGCTGACGGGAAAGCATCCTGTGGTTTCAGCGCTAACACCTGTGACGACTTTGACGACGACTGGGAGAACGATGACCTCATCAATGACTCCTTTGTCCTTGCAATGACCAACAATGAAACCACCTCACAGACAAACATCAAGACAAGCACCTCTCAGTTCACCTCCGTTTGCAAACCGTCTGCAAACTCTGCACATCAGCCTCCGAGCTTGCACTCAAAGTCGAGCTGCAGTTCTCTCCAGGAACTGTGTCCCAAACTAAAGACTTCCAACCGAAGCACTTTCAAGTTAGAGCCCAACCCTCACTTCAAGACCAAGGAGGTCTCCAAGTCCATCGTCGCTGTTACGCAACCTTCATCAAAGACTTCTGACCATAAAGCTGCTTCCACAAAGACTCCATCGATCCCGATCCCCGACAAGATCCCCAAACATCAGAAGACGAGTGTAGCTGCAGACACTTCGGACAGCTTGTGGGACGACGGGGTGGACGATGACCTGCTCTACCAGGTGTGCGACCGCGTGGAGAGGATCTCCAACAGTCAGCCCCAACGAGAGAGTCccagcagctgcagagaaaagcaaGACGGACCGCGGAAAAACCCGCCACCTCCACCAGTCGAAGCGTCCCGGTTGGTGAACGGCGGCGCTGACAGACGGTCGTCGTGTACTTTCATTCGCTCTAACTCGTTACctgtgagctgcagcagagaaacagGGAACTACCAAGGATGGAACGTTCCCATGAAAGGGGCCAACAACAGGTCGGAGATGTCTCAGAGCCTCCCGGGGAGCCGCGTGAGTCTGGGAACGTTCAACCAGTGCAAAGACTCCTCTGGAACGTTCCAATCTAATGTGGACACCAAGCCGCACGCAGTGAACTACAAATCCCATCAACCCGCCTTCAAGAGAAATCTGTCCGACTCAGCAGCTATAAGCAGCAAAG TTTTTGTCACGAGCCAGATGACGCTGAAGTGCTCCGCGGCCGAGAtcgggaggaagaaagaggaggcgTTGGCCAGGAGGAGGCTCAGAATGCAGAACAACACGAAACCATAG